Proteins from a single region of Novosphingobium sp. CECT 9465:
- a CDS encoding zinc-binding dehydrogenase yields the protein MKAAIIASDGSFALAEHAAPAPADGFALIDVRAAGIGPTDLMRAKGFFGPVTSPYVPGGEGTGTLEDGTRVYFGHSAAPFGAIAEKTLAPIAEVWPFPPQLSDDQVIGLAISGTGALLPLEEAQIRSGDNVLVLGATGPVGQIALQLAKLFGAGHVVAAARNADQLAGLVKRGWADNFVQLGTGDDEAALKEAAHGGFDVVLDVIYGPPAEAAMRATRPGARMMSIGVQAGPTVTLSLRDLVFRSHIGVGTGQRPAVERRAAFDRLMTLAVEKGLAVDTAIHEFDRADEAWAAQAGSPYAKIIIKH from the coding sequence ATGAAGGCTGCAATCATCGCCAGCGACGGCAGTTTTGCCTTGGCAGAACATGCCGCCCCTGCCCCGGCAGACGGTTTCGCCCTGATCGATGTTCGCGCCGCGGGCATCGGCCCGACAGACCTGATGCGTGCCAAAGGCTTCTTCGGTCCGGTTACAAGCCCTTATGTCCCAGGCGGGGAGGGCACGGGCACTTTGGAGGATGGTACGCGGGTGTATTTTGGGCACAGCGCTGCACCATTTGGTGCAATCGCTGAAAAGACGCTCGCCCCCATTGCCGAAGTCTGGCCCTTCCCCCCGCAATTGAGCGACGATCAGGTGATCGGACTGGCAATATCGGGCACCGGCGCGCTTCTTCCTCTGGAAGAAGCGCAAATCCGTTCGGGAGATAATGTACTTGTTTTGGGCGCTACGGGTCCGGTCGGCCAGATCGCCCTCCAACTTGCAAAACTTTTCGGTGCCGGTCACGTGGTGGCAGCCGCGCGGAATGCGGATCAGCTTGCAGGACTGGTCAAGCGCGGGTGGGCAGACAATTTCGTCCAGCTTGGCACGGGCGATGACGAAGCGGCGCTGAAGGAAGCCGCGCACGGCGGCTTCGATGTGGTTCTGGACGTGATCTACGGCCCACCGGCAGAAGCAGCGATGCGGGCCACGCGTCCGGGGGCGCGCATGATGAGTATCGGCGTCCAGGCCGGTCCAACGGTAACACTCTCATTGCGTGATCTTGTTTTTCGCAGTCATATCGGCGTGGGCACCGGACAGCGCCCGGCCGTGGAACGCCGCGCCGCATTCGATCGCCTGATGACCCTTGCGGTCGAAAAGGGGCTTGCGGTCGATACCGCGATCCATGAATTTGATCGCGCGGATGAAGCTTGGGCTGCACAAGCCGGCAGCCCTTATGCCAAGATCATCATCAAACACTGA
- a CDS encoding acyl-CoA dehydrogenase family protein: MATVAKINASVLGSFAPKDVADGFVEIARNLRPLLQQEAPAGEKLRAPTPAVDKALKQHRLLQLLVPKRLGGVGLSTTDFCRVQMEIAKGDPAISWVMQIINGTSWITSLASDDVQDAVFGNGPQPVCGAYNPPGKARKVDGGWIINGRWPYMSGSRQSTWAQQGVVLEDYDGPIVPGINMCYLPMAAMTIVDSWFVSGMQGTGSDTAIAENVFIPDGQMMLMNERAGQIDPTKRHFGAPSDLLPAVPVVRTTGIAQLIGAVEAMVEIVTAEAEKKPVLTTFITSRNNSGAYMRDLGEAAAMVNTAKLILFDLTAKLDRVAMGEEFTLAEKAVHRAAGAQMIELVHAASESVMFQAGSSAFALDKPINRYWRDVSMATRHIQNIPTIGYEIYGRNLAGAESISPPGAY, from the coding sequence ATGGCCACCGTCGCCAAAATTAACGCCAGCGTCCTTGGCAGCTTCGCGCCAAAGGATGTCGCGGACGGATTCGTCGAAATCGCTCGCAACCTGCGTCCGTTGTTGCAGCAAGAAGCGCCCGCGGGCGAGAAGCTGCGCGCGCCAACTCCTGCTGTAGACAAGGCATTGAAGCAGCATCGCCTTCTGCAACTTCTCGTGCCGAAGCGGCTTGGCGGCGTGGGCCTTTCAACCACCGATTTCTGCCGCGTCCAGATGGAAATCGCCAAGGGCGACCCTGCGATCAGCTGGGTGATGCAGATCATCAACGGCACCAGCTGGATCACAAGCCTGGCGTCCGACGATGTTCAGGATGCCGTATTCGGCAATGGCCCTCAGCCGGTGTGCGGCGCTTATAACCCTCCCGGCAAGGCCCGCAAAGTGGACGGAGGCTGGATCATCAATGGCCGATGGCCCTATATGTCCGGCTCACGTCAATCGACCTGGGCGCAGCAGGGTGTAGTGCTGGAGGACTATGATGGTCCGATCGTGCCTGGGATCAACATGTGCTACCTGCCGATGGCTGCGATGACCATTGTCGATAGCTGGTTCGTTTCCGGCATGCAGGGCACCGGCTCTGACACTGCGATCGCTGAAAACGTGTTCATTCCTGACGGCCAGATGATGCTGATGAACGAACGCGCTGGCCAGATCGATCCGACGAAGCGCCACTTCGGCGCTCCTTCCGATTTGCTGCCTGCGGTCCCCGTGGTACGCACCACGGGCATTGCCCAGCTGATCGGGGCGGTTGAAGCCATGGTTGAAATCGTCACCGCCGAAGCGGAAAAGAAGCCCGTACTGACGACCTTCATCACATCGCGCAATAACTCAGGCGCCTATATGCGCGATCTCGGTGAAGCGGCTGCCATGGTCAACACCGCCAAGCTGATCCTCTTCGATCTTACGGCCAAGCTTGATCGCGTCGCAATGGGCGAAGAATTCACGCTTGCTGAAAAGGCGGTGCACCGCGCCGCCGGTGCCCAGATGATCGAACTTGTGCACGCCGCCAGCGAATCCGTCATGTTCCAGGCAGGTTCCTCGGCATTTGCACTCGACAAGCCAATCAATCGCTACTGGCGTGATGTTTCGATGGCAACGCGTCACATCCAGAACATCCCGACCATCGGTTATGAAATCTATGGTCGCAATCTGGCTGGTGCGGAAAGTATCTCGCCTCCGGGCGCATATTGA